The following proteins come from a genomic window of Aspergillus luchuensis IFO 4308 DNA, chromosome 3, nearly complete sequence:
- a CDS encoding RMD1 family protein (COG:S;~EggNog:ENOG410PG42;~InterPro:IPR003734;~PFAM:PF02582;~TransMembrane:1 (o584-603i)) — MTPARGRGPSQRSPHVLVTDSRDQQTTQPRRRRSPATRFITVDNVLQYTSDVPSMQQRHPPQGGVRARPRSRLASAAGGLIGAGGAGSSTGGSSAVSTAASMKRLAAQPRLPPRTTKVSEKLVLLPEAGDELREEEEGEEEDEEMVDEEFVQKIAKDKNLDPDSVRQTLLAQKKLDGDFGVDNEIAPLLAEEEVMKRRKVAPEKAKSYAERLPKARRAEKLARVTAYCTAQAYKMSSLASFVKERHGGKTKLYDDCLYTAYHLPLLPGHEGYRLRSSPVLKKPGGKSLLDEEIERNELRDHHEDYMPEAEEHSVFGGRHEHGPHPHESHQAGEEDHAGSGSREQFGQGTAHSQPGPTAGSTASSRLSYNVAEMFVFSYGVVVFWNFTEKQEKDLLADLAFATSSATGSPIPLATMPLQEEDFETEEFHFEYSTEIKRPRVYNDMITLRSGDHMIKLAISHGIAQSTKLCFFEEVMARQMAEAKDVPRRLAMTGNLGMKRDEVFRILGSLFKSRVEVNLSSNMLDVPNFFWESEPTLYPLYIAVREYLEIKPRIQVLNERCRVFLDLAEILSDSIADNRTSHQTWIIIVLIIISILVTTSEVFLRFGLLSARENGASSTITTILSRALGHTSPAPVCSCPASAVPGVPAGMGGALNTTGLPY; from the exons GACCCCTGCCAGAGGGCGTGGCCCAAGCCAAAGGAGTCCTCATGTCCTG gtgACCGACTCCCGAGACCAACAAACCACTCAACCCCGTCGTCGCCGCTCCCCCGCAACCCGTTTCATCACAGTCGACAATGTCCTCCAATACACCTCCGACGTCCCCTCCATGCAGCAGCGCCATCCACCCCAAGGCGGCGTCCGGGCGCGGCCGCGCTCCCGTCTCGCTTCCGCCGCGGGCGGCTTAATCGGTGCTGGCGGAGCGGGCTCCTCCACCGGAGGAAGCAGTGCGGTCAGCACAGCAGCGTCCATGAAGCGACTTGCAGCGCAGCCGCGACTGCCCCCACGTACAACAAAAGTCAGTGAGAAGCTGGTGCTTCTGCCGGAGGCCGGGGACGAATTgcgcgaggaagaggaaggggaagaggaggatgaggagatggtggacgAAGAGTTCGTGCAGAAGATCGCGAAGGATAAGAATCTTGACCCGGATTCGGTGAGGCAGACGTTACtggcgcagaagaagctcgatGGGGATTTCGGCGTCGATAATGAGATCGCGCCgttgttggcggaggaggaggtgatgaagaggaggaaggtcgCTccggagaaggccaagagCTATGCGGAGAGGTTGCCGAAGGCGCGGCGCGCGGAGAAATTGGCCAGAGTGACGGCGTATTGTACGGCGCAGGCTTATAAGATGAGCTCGTTGGCGTCGTTTGTGAAGGAGAGGCATGGCGGAAAGACGAAGCTCTATGATGATTGTTTGTATACGGCGTATCATTTGCCGTTGTTGCCTGGGCATGAAGGGTATAGGTTGAGGAGTAGTCCGGTGCTGAAGAAGCCGGGTGGCAAGTCGCTGCTTGACGAGGAGATTGAGCGGAATGAGCTGCGAGATCATCATGAGGATTATATGCCGGAGGCAGAGGAGCATTCGGTGTTTGGGGGGCGTCATGAGCATGGTCCGCACCCGCATGAATCGCATCAAGCTGGTGAAGAGGATCATGCTGGTTCTGGCTCGAGGGAACAGTTTGGTCAAGGTACGGCCCATAGCCAGCCGGGCCCGACTGCTGGCTCAACGGCGTCGTCGAGACTATCATATAATGTGGCGGAGATGTTTGTCTTCAGCTACGGAGTTGTCGTGTTTTGGAATTTCACCgagaagcaagagaaggATCTGCTGGCTGATTTGGCGTTTGCGACGTCGTCCGCAACGGGATCCCCTATCCCGCTGGCTACCATGCCATTGCAAGAGGAGGACTTTGAAACAGAGGAGTTCCATTTCGAATATTCGACCGAAATCAAACGCCCACGTGTCTACAACGACATGATCACTCTGCGCAGTGGCGACCACATGATCAAGCTAGCTATCAGTCATGGCATCGCTCAAAGTACCAAGCTCTGCTTCTTTGAGGAAGTTATGGCTCGCCAGATGGCCGAGGCCAAGGACGTCCCTCGCCGACTCGCCATGACCGGCAACTTAGGAATGAAGCGAGACGAAGTATTCCGGATCCTGGGTAGTCTGTTCAAGAGTCGGGTGGAAGTGAACCTCT CATCCAATATGCTCGACGTCCCCAACTTCTTCTGGGAAAGCGAGCCTACTCTCTACCCACTCTACATTGCCGTTCGGGAATACCTCGAAATCAAGCCCCGAATTCAAGTACTCAACGAACGCTGCCGTGTCTTCCTTGACCTGGCTGAAATTCTCTCCGATTCGATCGCCGACAACAGAACCTCGC ATCAAACCtggatcatcatcgtcctcatcatcatctccatcctcgtcaccacctccgaagTCTTCCTCCGCTTCGGCCTCCTCTCCGCCCGCGAGAACGGTGCATCCTCAACAATCACTACCATCCTCTCCCGAGCCCTCGGACATACTTCGCCCGCACCCGTATGCTCTTGTCCAGCCTCTGCTGTTCCCGGAGTTCCAGCAGGCATGGGAGGAGCATTGAATACCACCGGCTTGCCGTATTGA